The following coding sequences are from one Cygnus olor isolate bCygOlo1 chromosome 2, bCygOlo1.pri.v2, whole genome shotgun sequence window:
- the PHF20L1 gene encoding PHD finger protein 20-like protein 1 isoform X20, with product MSKKPPNRPGITFEIGARLEALDYLQKWYPSRIEKIDYEEGKMLVHFERWSHRYDEWIYWDSNRLRPLERPALRKEGLKDDEEFVDFKPGEEVLARWTDCRYYPAKIEAINKEGTFTVQFYDGVIRCLKRMHIKSMPEDAKGQDWIALVKAAAAAAAKNKAGSKPRTSANSNKDKEDRKWLKVPSKKEETSTSTIMQEVQKKEEEPTSSDTFGFPVVDVPKMAFVQAESTLSHKRKSNLGNSFQAKRARLNKITGLLASKAVVADGAEKKEGNKETAPVLEQV from the exons GTATCCATCTCGTATAGAGAAGATAGATTatgaggaggggaagatgtTGGTCCATTTTGAACGTTGGAGTCATCGCTACGATGAGTGGATTTACTGGGACAGCAACAGGTTGCGACCCTTGGAGCGACCGGCATTAAGGAAAGAAGGGCTGAAAGATGATGAAGAATTTGTT gattttaaacCTGGAGAAGAAGTCCTAGCTCGTTGGACAGACTGTCGATATTACCCAGCAAAGATTGAAGCAATTAATAAAGAGG GAACATTCACAGTACAGTTCTATGATGGTGTTATTCGGTGTCTTAAGAGGATGCATATCAAATCTATGCCAGAGGACGCAAAAGGGCAG gATTGGATAGCTTTGgtcaaagctgctgctgcagcagcagccaagaaCAAAGCAGGAAGTAAACCTAGAACCAGTGCAAACAGCAATAAGGATAAAGAGGATCGAAAATGGCTAAAAGTTCcttcaaaaaaggaagaaacctCAACCTCTACAATCATGCAGGAAGtccaaaaaaaggaagaggagccTACATCTAGTGACACATTTG GATTTCCTGTAGTGGATGTTCCAAAGATGGCCTTTGTGCAAGCAGAGAGCACGTTATCACACAAGAGGAAAAGTAATCTAGGCAACTCATTTCAGGCAAAGAGAGCTCGTCTTAACAAGATcactg GTTTATTGGCATCCAAAGCCGTTGTTGCAGATGGtgctgaaaaaaaggaaggcaacAAAGAAACAGCTCCAGTCCTGGAGCAGGTATGA